Genomic DNA from Streptomyces venezuelae:
AACAATTCCGGAGTGGGGTTCTTTCGTTGAGAAGCCCGGCGACAAGGCGAGCCAGTTCATCCACGACCCGGAGATCCGGGGCCGTGTCCGAGAGCTGGGAGGGTGAGTCCGCGGCTGTGGTCGACTGCGGCAGCCTCGTCGTCCTGACGGGCGGGCTTTCCGGGCAGCACGCACAGGACGTCCTGTATTCCTTTCTGCTCGCTCAGCCGGTGGCCGAGGGAACTCTTCGAGCAGCATATGAACGAGGACGTGCACGGGCCGCTCCGGGACGAGACCGCGGAGAAGCTCGGGGAGAGAGTGGAGGTGCTGATCGCCCCGGTGGGCGGTTGAGCGGCTTGGGCGGCCGCGGTTCCGGTAATCGTGACCCGGTCCCCGTTGACCGTACGCTGACGTGTGAACGGACAGCGTGGGAAGGCGGGGGCCGGGGTGGGCGAGAAGCGGCGGCAGAAGCGGCCGGGGCAGCCGAAGCAGGTGGGGCAGCCGAAGCAGACGAGGATGCCTCGGGCCGTGCGTGAGCAGCAGATGCTGGACGCGGCGGTGCGGACGTTCGGGCAGCGGGGGTACCGGGCCGCGTCCATGGACGAGATCGCGGAGCTCGCCGGTGTCTCCAAGCCGCTCGTGTACTTGTACCTGAACTCCAAGGAACAGCTCTTCAGCGCGTGCATCCGCCGGGAGGCGGCGGCGTTGGTCGCGGCGGTGCGGGGAGCCGCGGGCGGGACCTCGGTGCCCCCGGTGCCGGCCGACCGGCAACTGTGGGACGGGCTCACCGCGTTCTTCACGCACACGGCCGAGCGGCCCGACGGGTGGGCCGTGCTGCACAGTCAGGCGCGAACACAGGGGGAGCCGTTCGCTGCGGAGGTCGCCGCGATGCGCGAGGAGATCGTCTCGTTCGTCACGACGCTCATCGCGGAGGCGGCACGGTCCGCCCACGGTGACCCGTCCCTGCCCGAGCGGGAGGTCGCCGGAC
This window encodes:
- a CDS encoding TetR/AcrR family transcriptional regulator, which translates into the protein MPRAVREQQMLDAAVRTFGQRGYRAASMDEIAELAGVSKPLVYLYLNSKEQLFSACIRREAAALVAAVRGAAGGTSVPPVPADRQLWDGLTAFFTHTAERPDGWAVLHSQARTQGEPFAAEVAAMREEIVSFVTTLIAEAARSAHGDPSLPEREVAGLAQALVGAAESLAGWANVEDSVSAKEAAATLMNFAWAGLGGLMEGRRWVPSPVPAPLPVPSSSL